ATGATTCGTCCTCTGCGTGCGGAAGTTGAGCGTTACGGCCACTACTCCATGGCTCAGGAATCCATTTACGAGCACCCCTTCCTGTGGGGCTCCAAGCGTACCGGTCCAGACCTGGCGCGCGTAGGTGGGCGCTACTCTGATGAATGGCAGCGCGCGCACTTGTACAACCCGCGCAGCGTTGTGCCTGAGTCAATCATGCCTGCTTACCCCTGGTTGTTCGACAATGTGGTAACTGGCGAATACACCGCACGTAAGATGGAAGCGCTGCGCTTCGTCGGTGTGCCCTACACCGATGACGACATCGCCAACGCCGCTGAGCCTTTCAAAGGTGGCAAGGTCAAGGAAATTGACGCGCTGGTCGCTTACTTGCAACAGCTGGGTACCCTGGTTACCCAAAAACGCTAATAGCGAGGAAGGAAACTCGTGACTATTGAAACTTTGCGGGAAATCGGTCTGGTTCTGGGCTCTGTGGCTTTTCTGGCTATCTGCTGGTGGGCCTTCTCTCCGAAGCGCAAGAAGCGCTTCGAAGAAGATGCCAATTTGCCATTTGCCGATGAAGAGCGACAAGCCGACAAGGACAAGTCGGCCGCTCAGCAGGACGAATCCAATTCCGGGGATAAACCCGGAGCCAATCGAAAACAGGGGCAGGATAAGTAATGAGTACATTCTGGAGTGTGTGGGTAATTGTGCTCACCCTCGCCAATCTGGCGTTGATTACCTGGGTGCTGTTCGCCAACCGAAAGGTGGCAGTGGATGACCAGGCTGAACCGGAAAACAAAACCACGGGCCACGTTTACGACGGCATCGAGGAATACGACAACCCGCTGCCCAAGTGGTGGTTCATGTTGTTCGTCGCCACCCTGGTGTTCTCTGCGGGATATCTGGTGGTTTACCCGGGTCTGGGTAACTTCAAAGGTTTCGGCAACTGGACTTCTGTCGGTGCATTGGAAGCTTCCCAGGCTAAGGCTCAGGAGAGATTCCACGAGACCTTCGGTAAGTACGAGAATATGCCGATCGAGCAGATTGCGCAGAGCCCTGAAGCTCTCAAGATGGGTTCCCGGATCTTCGCTAACAACTGTGCGGTATGTCACGGTGCAGATGCCGGTGGTAACTTCGGCTTCCCGAACCTGACTGATAACGCCTGGCTGTACGGCGGCACTCCGGAGAAAATCCTGGAAACCCTGTACAACGGTCGTCAGGGCATGATGCCTCCTCAGGGTCCGGTGATCGGTGAAGAAGGTGTTAGAAATGCGACAGAGTATGTTCTCTCCCTGAACGGCCTGGAGCATGACACCGCCATGGCCGCCGAAGGTCAGAAGGTATTCAACACCGTGTGTATGGCTTGTCACGGTATGGATGCCAAAGGCAACCAAATGCTGGGTGCGCCGAACCTGACCGACGACATCTGGCTGTACGGTAGCAATCGCGAACAGATCCAACACACTATTCGCGGTGGTCGTACAAATATGATGCCCGCGCAAAAAGACAAATTGCGTGAAGACAAAATCCGCCTCGTAGCGGCCTATGTCTACAGCCTGTCCCAGCAGGAAGAAGAAAAGCAGTAATTAACTATTGAGGCCCGGCATTTGCTGGGCCTTGTTTTATCAAGGGACTCCGGGCGCTGCAGGGACGGAGAAAAAAGCCTCAACATAAGGGGCTACCTGGCCCACGTACAAGATGTGCCCGTGCGAGAGTGAGGTTTGTGTGAGTGATTTAATTCCAACCCGTGAGGAACAGGAAGGTGATGGCGAAGTTCGCTATCGCATGCTGTATGAGTCGGAAGACAAAGTCTACATCCGACATATCAAGGGTGTTTTCACCCGTGTTCGCAAATATACCGGCCTGCCTTTGCTGCTGGCTTTCTTCTTCCTACCCTGGATCAATATCGACGGGCGCCAGTCGGTCTTCTTTGATCTCCCCACCCGCCAATTCCATATTTTCTGGACTACTTTCGGCCCCCAGGACGGCTTCCTTTTAGGTTGGCTGCTGATCATTGCCGCCTTCGCGCTGTTTGCGGTCACCACTTTACTGGGCAGGGTGTGGTGTGGCTTCACCTGTCCGCAGACCGTCTGGACCATGATGTTTATCTGGGCAGAAAGGGTTTGTGAAGGCGATCGCAACAAGCGAATGAAGCTCGACAAGGCCCCCTGGAACCTGGAAAAGGTTCTGCGCAAGGGTGGCACACATACCATCTGGCTGTTGATCTCGCTGGCAACTGCACTGGCCTTTGTGGGTTATTTCTACGGTGTGCGCGAGCTGGTCGTGGATCTGGCGACGTTTAACGCGCACCCGCAGGGTGTTTTCTGGGTCGCTTTCTTCACTTTTGCCACCTATATGAACGCCGGCTTCCTGCGTGAGCAGGTGTGTAAATACATGTGCCCCTATGCCCGTTTCCAGTCGGTGATGTACGACGAGGATACGCTGGCGGTTTACTACGATGCCAAGCGGGGTGAGACCCGTGGTCCGCGCAAAAAGAACGTGGATTACAAGGCGGAAGGTATGGGCGACTGTATCGACTGCTACTGGTGTGTTCAGGTGTGTCCGGTGGATATCGATATCCGCGACGGCATGCAGTACGAATGTATTAACTGTGGCCTCTGTGTCGATGCGTGTAACAGCGTGATGGACAAGATGGGCTATGAGCAGGGCTTGATTCGCTTCACCTCTGAGGACGAATTGCAGGGTGGAAAGACCCGCTTCCTGCGCCCGCGCCTATTTGGCTACGCGTTGATATTGGTTGCGATGACCGGTCTGTTTGCACAGCAAGTGATGACTCGAAGCCCAATCGAGGCAGAAATCACTCGCGACCGCGGTGCTCGTATGTTCCGTGAGTCCCAGGGGCAGGTGCAAAACGTCTACACGGTGAAAATCAACAATATGGACCAGGCTCCCCACGAATTCACCATCAAGGTGGAAGGCAAGCCTGAATACGATTACTCCATTCGCAAGCCGAAGACGATTTACCTGGTGCCTGGAGAGATGTTCTCCGTTCCCATTCGGGTAAGCGTTCCCAGAGACCAGCTGAAGGATACCAAGCACGATATCGAGATTGTTGTCCAAGCAGTCGACAATCCTGAGCTGGTTGATAAGCACCGAACGGTGTTTATTGGTCCAAAGCAGTAGACGGGACGCCAATCCCGTTGCAAAGTACGGGCCCGCCCAGGCGGGCTCGACTTTTGTGCACAAACGGTAACTTTTTGGTAACGCGATGAATGAACCAACCCCAAAACCCTGGTACCGGGAACCTTGGGCGTGGATGGTACTGGCCCCACTGATTACAGTGGTGGTTGTCTCCACAATTACAGTCTCGATAGCGGTGCGCTTTGCTGACGATAAAGTCAGTGATACTTACTACAAAGACAGCCGCATGTATCACTTCAGCGCCGAGCAGGACTTGCGCGCGAAAGAGCTGGGTCTGGCCGCTTTGGTCCAGTTTCAGCCGTCTGAAAAATCGGTTGTCGTGGAGCTGAATGGCGACCTCGACTACCCCAAGGCCCTACTGCTCACATTGAGCCATCCGGTGGAGTCTGACCTGGATAAGCATATCGAGCTCTCCCAGCTCTCCGTGGGCCGCTACCAGGGCACCTTGCCTGAAGGCGTTGGGAATCGCTGGTATCTCCGCTTGATGCCGGAACTCGATCCCGATGCGCATCAGGACGCCAACTGGCGCCTGAAAGGTGAAATCAACTTCGATCTCGGCAATGCCGCGCCACTGAACGCAGTAACTCAATGACTTCGTCTTCCTCCTCCTGTTATCACTGCGGACTCCCAGTCCCTCCCGGCAGCAACCACTCGGTGGTTATCGACGGGGCCGCCCGGGATATGTGTTGTCCAGGCTGTGAGGCGGTAGCCAGCGCTATCGTTTCCGGTGGTCTGGATGGCTTTTATCGCTTCCGGGAGAAGGAGAGCGACAGGCCGGAGGAAGCTCAACCCCAGGACCGCTGGGCGGCATACGATTTGCCGGAAGTGCAGCAGCAGTTTGTCCACGATTGGGATAACGGCAACAAGATAGCCTCGCTGTTGATTAGCGGTATTACCTGTGCGGCCTGTGTGTGGCTGATAGAAAAGCACCTGGGGCAGTTGGACGGGATTGAGAAGGTCTCTGTCAACGCCAGTACCCAGCGTGCCCAGATCGGTTTTAATCCCGACAAGATCAAACCCAGTGAGCTGTTTGGCGAACTGGAACGGATTGGCTACCGGCCGGCCCCGGCTACTGCGGCCAACCAGGAAAGTGTGATCCAGAGCGAGCACCGCGCCGCCCTGCGCCGCCTGGGTGTCGCCGGACTCGGCACCATGCAGGTGATGATGTTTGCCATCGCCCTGTATTTTGGTGCTGCAGCGGAAGAGGGTGTCGGTGAGTTTGAGCGCTACTTCCGCTGGGTTTCCCTGCTGGTGGCGACGCCAGTGGTTTTCTATGCGGCGCGCCCATTTTTCAGTGCCGCTTTGCGCAGTCTGCGCGCCCGACACCTGAGTATGGATGTGCCAGTGTCCCTGGCGATTGGTATGGCCTATGTCGCCAGCTTTTACGCCACGGTATTCGGCACCGGCGAGGTGTACTTTGAATCTATCTCCATGTTCACCTTCTTCCTGCTGTTGGGACGAACGGTGGAGATGCGCGCCCGCCACCGGGCGGGCTTAGCCAGCGGTGGTTTGGCTCAGTTGCTGCCGATGACGGCGGCCAAATATCAAGGGGACGATATTGTCCATGTACCGGTGGCCGCATTGGTCGCTGGGGATAAAGTTTTGTTGCGCCCGGGAGACACTGTCCCCGCCGATGGGGAGGTGCTGGAGGGCGTTAGTGGTGTGGATGAATCCCTGCTCAGCGGTGAATCGGCACTGCAACAGAAGTCTGCTGGCAGCCCGGTTTATGCCGGTAGTGTCAACGGCGATTCCACCCTGACTATTCGAATCACGGCAGCGGGGCAGTCGACTCGCTTGTCCGCTATTGAGCGCCTGGTAGAACGGGCGCAATTAGATAAACCCAACCAAGTGGCCCTGGCAGATCGGGTTGCGGGTATTTTTGTCGGTGTCGTTTTATTCGCGGCACTGGCGGCGTTTGTTGTCTGGTGGCAAATCGACCCCAGTCGCGCTTTTTGGGTATCTCTGTCTGTGCTGGTGGTGACTTGCCCCTGCGCACTGTCGCTGGCAACTCCTGCTGCCCTGGCTTCCGCCACCCTGCGTTTACAGCAGTTGGGGCTTCTTGTGGCTGGAGGCAGTCTACTGGAAACGCTGCCGCGTATCGGCCGGGTGCTGTTCGACAAGACCGGTACTCTGACGCGCGGTGAGCCGAGAATCCTGCATATTGATTTGCTGCGGGCCAACTGGAGCGAGCAGCGGGTTAAGGATGTTGCCGCTGCCCTGGAATCCCAGACCAATCACCCCCTGGCCAGGGCCTTCCGCGCCTGGCGTGGCAATCTCATCGCCACTGATCTGAAAGTTCATACCGGGGCCGGCCTGAAAGGGCAGATTGAGGGGGTAGTTACCGACTGGGTAAGGCGAGCTTTGTCTCCAGTGAGGATATTTCCACGCCCGAAGGGGAGGGGCAGTGGCTACTGCTCGGCGACTCCCTGGGCCCTATTGCCTGGATTGCGTTGGGGGATAAGTTACGGGACTCGGCAACCACCGCTGTTGAGGGTTTGACTGAGCAAGGTCTTTCAGTGG
This DNA window, taken from Microbulbifer sp. MKSA007, encodes the following:
- the ccoO gene encoding cytochrome-c oxidase, cbb3-type subunit II; amino-acid sequence: MKNHDLVEKNIGWMIFFTIIAISFGALVEIVPQFFTKDNYTPLPGQKPLTAMELEGRDIYIREGCHVCHTQMIRPLRAEVERYGHYSMAQESIYEHPFLWGSKRTGPDLARVGGRYSDEWQRAHLYNPRSVVPESIMPAYPWLFDNVVTGEYTARKMEALRFVGVPYTDDDIANAAEPFKGGKVKEIDALVAYLQQLGTLVTQKR
- a CDS encoding cbb3-type cytochrome c oxidase subunit 3, with translation MTIETLREIGLVLGSVAFLAICWWAFSPKRKKRFEEDANLPFADEERQADKDKSAAQQDESNSGDKPGANRKQGQDK
- the ccoP gene encoding cytochrome-c oxidase, cbb3-type subunit III, producing the protein MSTFWSVWVIVLTLANLALITWVLFANRKVAVDDQAEPENKTTGHVYDGIEEYDNPLPKWWFMLFVATLVFSAGYLVVYPGLGNFKGFGNWTSVGALEASQAKAQERFHETFGKYENMPIEQIAQSPEALKMGSRIFANNCAVCHGADAGGNFGFPNLTDNAWLYGGTPEKILETLYNGRQGMMPPQGPVIGEEGVRNATEYVLSLNGLEHDTAMAAEGQKVFNTVCMACHGMDAKGNQMLGAPNLTDDIWLYGSNREQIQHTIRGGRTNMMPAQKDKLREDKIRLVAAYVYSLSQQEEEKQ
- the ccoG gene encoding cytochrome c oxidase accessory protein CcoG, with protein sequence MSDLIPTREEQEGDGEVRYRMLYESEDKVYIRHIKGVFTRVRKYTGLPLLLAFFFLPWINIDGRQSVFFDLPTRQFHIFWTTFGPQDGFLLGWLLIIAAFALFAVTTLLGRVWCGFTCPQTVWTMMFIWAERVCEGDRNKRMKLDKAPWNLEKVLRKGGTHTIWLLISLATALAFVGYFYGVRELVVDLATFNAHPQGVFWVAFFTFATYMNAGFLREQVCKYMCPYARFQSVMYDEDTLAVYYDAKRGETRGPRKKNVDYKAEGMGDCIDCYWCVQVCPVDIDIRDGMQYECINCGLCVDACNSVMDKMGYEQGLIRFTSEDELQGGKTRFLRPRLFGYALILVAMTGLFAQQVMTRSPIEAEITRDRGARMFRESQGQVQNVYTVKINNMDQAPHEFTIKVEGKPEYDYSIRKPKTIYLVPGEMFSVPIRVSVPRDQLKDTKHDIEIVVQAVDNPELVDKHRTVFIGPKQ
- a CDS encoding FixH family protein, which produces MNEPTPKPWYREPWAWMVLAPLITVVVVSTITVSIAVRFADDKVSDTYYKDSRMYHFSAEQDLRAKELGLAALVQFQPSEKSVVVELNGDLDYPKALLLTLSHPVESDLDKHIELSQLSVGRYQGTLPEGVGNRWYLRLMPELDPDAHQDANWRLKGEINFDLGNAAPLNAVTQ
- a CDS encoding heavy metal translocating P-type ATPase; protein product: MTSSSSSCYHCGLPVPPGSNHSVVIDGAARDMCCPGCEAVASAIVSGGLDGFYRFREKESDRPEEAQPQDRWAAYDLPEVQQQFVHDWDNGNKIASLLISGITCAACVWLIEKHLGQLDGIEKVSVNASTQRAQIGFNPDKIKPSELFGELERIGYRPAPATAANQESVIQSEHRAALRRLGVAGLGTMQVMMFAIALYFGAAAEEGVGEFERYFRWVSLLVATPVVFYAARPFFSAALRSLRARHLSMDVPVSLAIGMAYVASFYATVFGTGEVYFESISMFTFFLLLGRTVEMRARHRAGLASGGLAQLLPMTAAKYQGDDIVHVPVAALVAGDKVLLRPGDTVPADGEVLEGVSGVDESLLSGESALQQKSAGSPVYAGSVNGDSTLTIRITAAGQSTRLSAIERLVERAQLDKPNQVALADRVAGIFVGVVLFAALAAFVVWWQIDPSRAFWVSLSVLVVTCPCALSLATPAALASATLRLQQLGLLVAGGSLLETLPRIGRVLFDKTGTLTRGEPRILHIDLLRANWSEQRVKDVAAALESQTNHPLARAFRAWRGNLIATDLKVHTGAGLKGQIEGVVTDWVRRALSPVRIFPRPKGRGSGYCSATPWALLPGLRWGISYGTRQPPLLRV